The following proteins are co-located in the Microplitis demolitor isolate Queensland-Clemson2020A chromosome 3, iyMicDemo2.1a, whole genome shotgun sequence genome:
- the LOC103576559 gene encoding probable ATP-dependent RNA helicase DDX17 isoform X5: MGRFRSRSRDRDRRRRSRSRSRSRSPRDRRGWGNGGVRDRGGNNRGGRNQPGASLRKPRWDLGRLEPFKKDFYVPSDAVLNRDPRNIEQYRSEKEITLRGKNIPNPVFSFEEAGFPDYVMKEIKRQGFKDPTSIQAQGWPIALSGRDMVGIASTGSGKTLSYILPAIVHINSQPKLLRKDGPIALVLAPTRELAQQIQQVADDFGHTSGIRNTCLYGGAPKSSQARDLDSGVEIVIATPGRLLDFLESGRTNLKRCTYLVLDEADRMLDMGFEPQIRKIIEQIRPDRQTLMWSATWPKEVKNLAEDFLKDYAQINVGSLQLSANHNILQIIDVCQDYEKETKLSTLLKEIMAENENKTIVFIETKRRVDEITRKMKRDGWPAVCIHGDKTQQERDWVLQDFRTGKAPILVATDVAARGLANAAGCLFGLQRHIARRSTPGNAKQTGVHSRLFIRWCTSLHCLRWLLRVPLYINSVMGQSGS; this comes from the exons atgggCCGGTTTAGAAg ccGCAGCCGAGATCGTGACCGACGTCGCCGATCTAGAAGTCGTTCGAGAAGCCGATCACCTCGTGACAGACGTGGTTGGGGAAATGGCGGTGTGCGAGATCGAGGTGGAAACAATCGAGGCGGTCGTAATCAACCTGGAGCTAGTCTGAGGAAACCACGATGGGATTTAGGCCGTCTCGAGCCAttcaaaaaagatttttatgtACCTAGTGACGCTGTATTAAATCGTGATCCTCGTAACATTGAACAGTATAGAAGTGAAAAGGAAATTACGCTCCGAGGTAAAAATATTCCCAACCCAGTGTTTAGTTTTGAAGAGGCCGGATTTCCTGATTACGTTATGAAAGAAATAAA ACGTCAGGGTTTCAAAGATCCTACATCGATTCAAGCACAAGGATGGCCAATTGCTCTCAGTGGACGTGACATGGTTGGAATAGCATCAACTGGTTCCGGTAAAACTTTGTCGTACATCCTACCGGCAATTGTTCATATCAACAGTCAGCCGAAACTTCTTCGTAAAGATGGACCCATTGCCTTAGTGCTAGCGCCGACTCGCGAACTTGCTCAACAAATTCAACAGGTCGCGGATGACTTTGGTCATACGTCTGGTATTCGGAACACGTGTTTATATGGAGGCGCTCCGAAAAGTTCGCAGGCTCGAGATCTAGACAGTGGTGTGGAGATCGTCATCGCCACTCCTGGGCGGCTGCTCGACTTTCTTGAGTCGGGTCGGACGAATTTGAAGAGGTGTACATATTTAGTTCTAGACGAGGCTGATCGTATGTTGGACATGGGCTTTGAGCCTCAAATAAggaaaataatcgaacaaATTAGACCCGACAGACAGACACTCATGTGGTCCGCCACGTGGCCgaaagaagttaaaaatttagcgGAAGATTTTCTTAAAGACTACGCGCAGATTAATGTTGGGTCCTTGcaattgtctgctaaccaCAATATTCTACAAATAATTGACGTTTGTCAAGACTATGAAAAAGAAACTAA ACTAAGCACGCTGTTGAAGGAAATAATGGCTGAGAATGAAAACAAAACAATTGTGTTCATTGAAACAAAACGTAGAGTAGATGAAATAACGCGGAAAATGAAACGCGATGGATGGCCAGCTGTGTGCATTCATGGCGACAAAACTCAGCAAGAACGTGATTGGGTTTTACaag aTTTTCGAACTGGTAAGGCTCCGATTCTTGTAGCAACTGACGTAGCAGCTCGCGGACTTG CTAACGCGGCTGGATGTTTGTTTGGATTGCAGAGGCACATTGCGCGCAGGTCCACGCCGGGTAATGCAAAGCAAACGGGGGTGCACAGCCGTCTGTTTATTCGGTGGTGCACTAGTTTGCATTGTCTGCGGTGGCTGCTGCGCGTGCCTCTATACATCAATTCCGTGATGGGCCAGTCTGGGTCCTAA
- the LOC103576559 gene encoding probable ATP-dependent RNA helicase DDX17 isoform X4 has product MGRFRSRSRDRDRRRRSRSRSRSRSPRDRRGWGNGGVRDRGGNNRGGRNQPGASLRKPRWDLGRLEPFKKDFYVPSDAVLNRDPRNIEQYRSEKEITLRGKNIPNPVFSFEEAGFPDYVMKEIKRQGFKDPTSIQAQGWPIALSGRDMVGIASTGSGKTLSYILPAIVHINSQPKLLRKDGPIALVLAPTRELAQQIQQVADDFGHTSGIRNTCLYGGAPKSSQARDLDSGVEIVIATPGRLLDFLESGRTNLKRCTYLVLDEADRMLDMGFEPQIRKIIEQIRPDRQTLMWSATWPKEVKNLAEDFLKDYAQINVGSLQLSANHNILQIIDVCQDYEKETKLSTLLKEIMAENENKTIVFIETKRRVDEITRKMKRDGWPAVCIHGDKTQQERDWVLQDFRTGKAPILVATDVAARGLDVEDVKFVINFDYPSCSEDYVHRIGRTGRRQKTGTAYTFFTPNNSNKANDLIQVLKEANQVINPKLLELVDSRAGMFGRQKGGRNRWRARGPRTGKDRSYSRSRSRSRSRSRSRSFSKERSNGRGRRSYSRSYSRSRSPVNNRSEIIGKSYWSSER; this is encoded by the exons atgggCCGGTTTAGAAg ccGCAGCCGAGATCGTGACCGACGTCGCCGATCTAGAAGTCGTTCGAGAAGCCGATCACCTCGTGACAGACGTGGTTGGGGAAATGGCGGTGTGCGAGATCGAGGTGGAAACAATCGAGGCGGTCGTAATCAACCTGGAGCTAGTCTGAGGAAACCACGATGGGATTTAGGCCGTCTCGAGCCAttcaaaaaagatttttatgtACCTAGTGACGCTGTATTAAATCGTGATCCTCGTAACATTGAACAGTATAGAAGTGAAAAGGAAATTACGCTCCGAGGTAAAAATATTCCCAACCCAGTGTTTAGTTTTGAAGAGGCCGGATTTCCTGATTACGTTATGAAAGAAATAAA ACGTCAGGGTTTCAAAGATCCTACATCGATTCAAGCACAAGGATGGCCAATTGCTCTCAGTGGACGTGACATGGTTGGAATAGCATCAACTGGTTCCGGTAAAACTTTGTCGTACATCCTACCGGCAATTGTTCATATCAACAGTCAGCCGAAACTTCTTCGTAAAGATGGACCCATTGCCTTAGTGCTAGCGCCGACTCGCGAACTTGCTCAACAAATTCAACAGGTCGCGGATGACTTTGGTCATACGTCTGGTATTCGGAACACGTGTTTATATGGAGGCGCTCCGAAAAGTTCGCAGGCTCGAGATCTAGACAGTGGTGTGGAGATCGTCATCGCCACTCCTGGGCGGCTGCTCGACTTTCTTGAGTCGGGTCGGACGAATTTGAAGAGGTGTACATATTTAGTTCTAGACGAGGCTGATCGTATGTTGGACATGGGCTTTGAGCCTCAAATAAggaaaataatcgaacaaATTAGACCCGACAGACAGACACTCATGTGGTCCGCCACGTGGCCgaaagaagttaaaaatttagcgGAAGATTTTCTTAAAGACTACGCGCAGATTAATGTTGGGTCCTTGcaattgtctgctaaccaCAATATTCTACAAATAATTGACGTTTGTCAAGACTATGAAAAAGAAACTAA ACTAAGCACGCTGTTGAAGGAAATAATGGCTGAGAATGAAAACAAAACAATTGTGTTCATTGAAACAAAACGTAGAGTAGATGAAATAACGCGGAAAATGAAACGCGATGGATGGCCAGCTGTGTGCATTCATGGCGACAAAACTCAGCAAGAACGTGATTGGGTTTTACaag aTTTTCGAACTGGTAAGGCTCCGATTCTTGTAGCAACTGACGTAGCAGCTCGCGGACTTG aCGTTGAAGACGTTAAGTTCGTTATAAACTTTGACTATCCATCATGTTCTGAAGATTATGTGCATCGTATCGGTCGTACCGGTCGCCGTCAAAAAACCGGAACGGCCTACACATTTTTTACAcccaataattcaaataaagcTAATGACCTAATACAAGTATTAAAAGAGGCTAATCAGGTTATTAATCCAAAGCTACTAGAGCTAGTGGATAGTCGGGCTGGGATGTTTGGACGACAGAAAg GTGGTAGAAACCGATGGCGAGCACGTGGCCCTCGGACTGGAAAGGATCGAAGCTACTCAAGGAGTCGTAGTCGCAGTCGCAGTCGCAGCCGCAGTCGTAGTTTCAGCAAAGAACGAAGCAACGGACGAGGCAGAAGAAGCTACAGCCGAAGTTATTCGAGAAGCCGAAGTCCTGTGAATAACCGCTCAG AAATCATTGGCAAGAGTTATTGGAGCAGCGAGAGGTGA
- the LOC103576559 gene encoding probable ATP-dependent RNA helicase DDX17 isoform X2 yields the protein MGRFRSRSRDRDRRRRSRSRSRSRSPRDRRGWGNGGVRDRGGNNRGGRNQPGASLRKPRWDLGRLEPFKKDFYVPSDAVLNRDPRNIEQYRSEKEITLRGKNIPNPVFSFEEAGFPDYVMKEIKRQGFKDPTSIQAQGWPIALSGRDMVGIASTGSGKTLSYILPAIVHINSQPKLLRKDGPIALVLAPTRELAQQIQQVADDFGHTSGIRNTCLYGGAPKSSQARDLDSGVEIVIATPGRLLDFLESGRTNLKRCTYLVLDEADRMLDMGFEPQIRKIIEQIRPDRQTLMWSATWPKEVKNLAEDFLKDYAQINVGSLQLSANHNILQIIDVCQDYEKETKLSTLLKEIMAENENKTIVFIETKRRVDEITRKMKRDGWPAVCIHGDKTQQERDWVLQDFRTGKAPILVATDVAARGLDVEDVKFVINFDYPSCSEDYVHRIGRTGRRQKTGTAYTFFTPNNSNKANDLIQVLKEANQVINPKLLELVDSRAGMFGRQKGGRNRWRARGPRTGKDRSYSRSRSRSRSRSRSRSFSKERSNGRGRRSYSRSYSRSRSPVNNRSGKSSASPTEIIGKSYWSSER from the exons atgggCCGGTTTAGAAg ccGCAGCCGAGATCGTGACCGACGTCGCCGATCTAGAAGTCGTTCGAGAAGCCGATCACCTCGTGACAGACGTGGTTGGGGAAATGGCGGTGTGCGAGATCGAGGTGGAAACAATCGAGGCGGTCGTAATCAACCTGGAGCTAGTCTGAGGAAACCACGATGGGATTTAGGCCGTCTCGAGCCAttcaaaaaagatttttatgtACCTAGTGACGCTGTATTAAATCGTGATCCTCGTAACATTGAACAGTATAGAAGTGAAAAGGAAATTACGCTCCGAGGTAAAAATATTCCCAACCCAGTGTTTAGTTTTGAAGAGGCCGGATTTCCTGATTACGTTATGAAAGAAATAAA ACGTCAGGGTTTCAAAGATCCTACATCGATTCAAGCACAAGGATGGCCAATTGCTCTCAGTGGACGTGACATGGTTGGAATAGCATCAACTGGTTCCGGTAAAACTTTGTCGTACATCCTACCGGCAATTGTTCATATCAACAGTCAGCCGAAACTTCTTCGTAAAGATGGACCCATTGCCTTAGTGCTAGCGCCGACTCGCGAACTTGCTCAACAAATTCAACAGGTCGCGGATGACTTTGGTCATACGTCTGGTATTCGGAACACGTGTTTATATGGAGGCGCTCCGAAAAGTTCGCAGGCTCGAGATCTAGACAGTGGTGTGGAGATCGTCATCGCCACTCCTGGGCGGCTGCTCGACTTTCTTGAGTCGGGTCGGACGAATTTGAAGAGGTGTACATATTTAGTTCTAGACGAGGCTGATCGTATGTTGGACATGGGCTTTGAGCCTCAAATAAggaaaataatcgaacaaATTAGACCCGACAGACAGACACTCATGTGGTCCGCCACGTGGCCgaaagaagttaaaaatttagcgGAAGATTTTCTTAAAGACTACGCGCAGATTAATGTTGGGTCCTTGcaattgtctgctaaccaCAATATTCTACAAATAATTGACGTTTGTCAAGACTATGAAAAAGAAACTAA ACTAAGCACGCTGTTGAAGGAAATAATGGCTGAGAATGAAAACAAAACAATTGTGTTCATTGAAACAAAACGTAGAGTAGATGAAATAACGCGGAAAATGAAACGCGATGGATGGCCAGCTGTGTGCATTCATGGCGACAAAACTCAGCAAGAACGTGATTGGGTTTTACaag aTTTTCGAACTGGTAAGGCTCCGATTCTTGTAGCAACTGACGTAGCAGCTCGCGGACTTG aCGTTGAAGACGTTAAGTTCGTTATAAACTTTGACTATCCATCATGTTCTGAAGATTATGTGCATCGTATCGGTCGTACCGGTCGCCGTCAAAAAACCGGAACGGCCTACACATTTTTTACAcccaataattcaaataaagcTAATGACCTAATACAAGTATTAAAAGAGGCTAATCAGGTTATTAATCCAAAGCTACTAGAGCTAGTGGATAGTCGGGCTGGGATGTTTGGACGACAGAAAg GTGGTAGAAACCGATGGCGAGCACGTGGCCCTCGGACTGGAAAGGATCGAAGCTACTCAAGGAGTCGTAGTCGCAGTCGCAGTCGCAGCCGCAGTCGTAGTTTCAGCAAAGAACGAAGCAACGGACGAGGCAGAAGAAGCTACAGCCGAAGTTATTCGAGAAGCCGAAGTCCTGTGAATAACCGCTCAGGCAAGTCGTCGGCCAGTCCAACGG AAATCATTGGCAAGAGTTATTGGAGCAGCGAGAGGTGA
- the LOC103576559 gene encoding probable ATP-dependent RNA helicase DDX17 isoform X1 — protein sequence MGRFRSRSRDRDRRRRSRSRSRSRSPRDRRGWGNGGVRDRGGNNRGGRNQPGASLRKPRWDLGRLEPFKKDFYVPSDAVLNRDPRNIEQYRSEKEITLRGKNIPNPVFSFEEAGFPDYVMKEIKRQGFKDPTSIQAQGWPIALSGRDMVGIASTGSGKTLSYILPAIVHINSQPKLLRKDGPIALVLAPTRELAQQIQQVADDFGHTSGIRNTCLYGGAPKSSQARDLDSGVEIVIATPGRLLDFLESGRTNLKRCTYLVLDEADRMLDMGFEPQIRKIIEQIRPDRQTLMWSATWPKEVKNLAEDFLKDYAQINVGSLQLSANHNILQIIDVCQDYEKETKLSTLLKEIMAENENKTIVFIETKRRVDEITRKMKRDGWPAVCIHGDKTQQERDWVLQDFRTGKAPILVATDVAARGLDVEDVKFVINFDYPSCSEDYVHRIGRTGRRQKTGTAYTFFTPNNSNKANDLIQVLKEANQVINPKLLELVDSRAGMFGRQKVGFNSGGRNRWRARGPRTGKDRSYSRSRSRSRSRSRSRSFSKERSNGRGRRSYSRSYSRSRSPVNNRSGKSSASPTEIIGKSYWSSER from the exons atgggCCGGTTTAGAAg ccGCAGCCGAGATCGTGACCGACGTCGCCGATCTAGAAGTCGTTCGAGAAGCCGATCACCTCGTGACAGACGTGGTTGGGGAAATGGCGGTGTGCGAGATCGAGGTGGAAACAATCGAGGCGGTCGTAATCAACCTGGAGCTAGTCTGAGGAAACCACGATGGGATTTAGGCCGTCTCGAGCCAttcaaaaaagatttttatgtACCTAGTGACGCTGTATTAAATCGTGATCCTCGTAACATTGAACAGTATAGAAGTGAAAAGGAAATTACGCTCCGAGGTAAAAATATTCCCAACCCAGTGTTTAGTTTTGAAGAGGCCGGATTTCCTGATTACGTTATGAAAGAAATAAA ACGTCAGGGTTTCAAAGATCCTACATCGATTCAAGCACAAGGATGGCCAATTGCTCTCAGTGGACGTGACATGGTTGGAATAGCATCAACTGGTTCCGGTAAAACTTTGTCGTACATCCTACCGGCAATTGTTCATATCAACAGTCAGCCGAAACTTCTTCGTAAAGATGGACCCATTGCCTTAGTGCTAGCGCCGACTCGCGAACTTGCTCAACAAATTCAACAGGTCGCGGATGACTTTGGTCATACGTCTGGTATTCGGAACACGTGTTTATATGGAGGCGCTCCGAAAAGTTCGCAGGCTCGAGATCTAGACAGTGGTGTGGAGATCGTCATCGCCACTCCTGGGCGGCTGCTCGACTTTCTTGAGTCGGGTCGGACGAATTTGAAGAGGTGTACATATTTAGTTCTAGACGAGGCTGATCGTATGTTGGACATGGGCTTTGAGCCTCAAATAAggaaaataatcgaacaaATTAGACCCGACAGACAGACACTCATGTGGTCCGCCACGTGGCCgaaagaagttaaaaatttagcgGAAGATTTTCTTAAAGACTACGCGCAGATTAATGTTGGGTCCTTGcaattgtctgctaaccaCAATATTCTACAAATAATTGACGTTTGTCAAGACTATGAAAAAGAAACTAA ACTAAGCACGCTGTTGAAGGAAATAATGGCTGAGAATGAAAACAAAACAATTGTGTTCATTGAAACAAAACGTAGAGTAGATGAAATAACGCGGAAAATGAAACGCGATGGATGGCCAGCTGTGTGCATTCATGGCGACAAAACTCAGCAAGAACGTGATTGGGTTTTACaag aTTTTCGAACTGGTAAGGCTCCGATTCTTGTAGCAACTGACGTAGCAGCTCGCGGACTTG aCGTTGAAGACGTTAAGTTCGTTATAAACTTTGACTATCCATCATGTTCTGAAGATTATGTGCATCGTATCGGTCGTACCGGTCGCCGTCAAAAAACCGGAACGGCCTACACATTTTTTACAcccaataattcaaataaagcTAATGACCTAATACAAGTATTAAAAGAGGCTAATCAGGTTATTAATCCAAAGCTACTAGAGCTAGTGGATAGTCGGGCTGGGATGTTTGGACGACAGAAAg TCGGATTTAATTCAGGTGGTAGAAACCGATGGCGAGCACGTGGCCCTCGGACTGGAAAGGATCGAAGCTACTCAAGGAGTCGTAGTCGCAGTCGCAGTCGCAGCCGCAGTCGTAGTTTCAGCAAAGAACGAAGCAACGGACGAGGCAGAAGAAGCTACAGCCGAAGTTATTCGAGAAGCCGAAGTCCTGTGAATAACCGCTCAGGCAAGTCGTCGGCCAGTCCAACGG AAATCATTGGCAAGAGTTATTGGAGCAGCGAGAGGTGA
- the LOC103576559 gene encoding probable ATP-dependent RNA helicase DDX17 isoform X3: MGRFRSRSRDRDRRRRSRSRSRSRSPRDRRGWGNGGVRDRGGNNRGGRNQPGASLRKPRWDLGRLEPFKKDFYVPSDAVLNRDPRNIEQYRSEKEITLRGKNIPNPVFSFEEAGFPDYVMKEIKRQGFKDPTSIQAQGWPIALSGRDMVGIASTGSGKTLSYILPAIVHINSQPKLLRKDGPIALVLAPTRELAQQIQQVADDFGHTSGIRNTCLYGGAPKSSQARDLDSGVEIVIATPGRLLDFLESGRTNLKRCTYLVLDEADRMLDMGFEPQIRKIIEQIRPDRQTLMWSATWPKEVKNLAEDFLKDYAQINVGSLQLSANHNILQIIDVCQDYEKETKLSTLLKEIMAENENKTIVFIETKRRVDEITRKMKRDGWPAVCIHGDKTQQERDWVLQDFRTGKAPILVATDVAARGLDVEDVKFVINFDYPSCSEDYVHRIGRTGRRQKTGTAYTFFTPNNSNKANDLIQVLKEANQVINPKLLELVDSRAGMFGRQKVGFNSGGRNRWRARGPRTGKDRSYSRSRSRSRSRSRSRSFSKERSNGRGRRSYSRSYSRSRSPVNNRSEIIGKSYWSSER, encoded by the exons atgggCCGGTTTAGAAg ccGCAGCCGAGATCGTGACCGACGTCGCCGATCTAGAAGTCGTTCGAGAAGCCGATCACCTCGTGACAGACGTGGTTGGGGAAATGGCGGTGTGCGAGATCGAGGTGGAAACAATCGAGGCGGTCGTAATCAACCTGGAGCTAGTCTGAGGAAACCACGATGGGATTTAGGCCGTCTCGAGCCAttcaaaaaagatttttatgtACCTAGTGACGCTGTATTAAATCGTGATCCTCGTAACATTGAACAGTATAGAAGTGAAAAGGAAATTACGCTCCGAGGTAAAAATATTCCCAACCCAGTGTTTAGTTTTGAAGAGGCCGGATTTCCTGATTACGTTATGAAAGAAATAAA ACGTCAGGGTTTCAAAGATCCTACATCGATTCAAGCACAAGGATGGCCAATTGCTCTCAGTGGACGTGACATGGTTGGAATAGCATCAACTGGTTCCGGTAAAACTTTGTCGTACATCCTACCGGCAATTGTTCATATCAACAGTCAGCCGAAACTTCTTCGTAAAGATGGACCCATTGCCTTAGTGCTAGCGCCGACTCGCGAACTTGCTCAACAAATTCAACAGGTCGCGGATGACTTTGGTCATACGTCTGGTATTCGGAACACGTGTTTATATGGAGGCGCTCCGAAAAGTTCGCAGGCTCGAGATCTAGACAGTGGTGTGGAGATCGTCATCGCCACTCCTGGGCGGCTGCTCGACTTTCTTGAGTCGGGTCGGACGAATTTGAAGAGGTGTACATATTTAGTTCTAGACGAGGCTGATCGTATGTTGGACATGGGCTTTGAGCCTCAAATAAggaaaataatcgaacaaATTAGACCCGACAGACAGACACTCATGTGGTCCGCCACGTGGCCgaaagaagttaaaaatttagcgGAAGATTTTCTTAAAGACTACGCGCAGATTAATGTTGGGTCCTTGcaattgtctgctaaccaCAATATTCTACAAATAATTGACGTTTGTCAAGACTATGAAAAAGAAACTAA ACTAAGCACGCTGTTGAAGGAAATAATGGCTGAGAATGAAAACAAAACAATTGTGTTCATTGAAACAAAACGTAGAGTAGATGAAATAACGCGGAAAATGAAACGCGATGGATGGCCAGCTGTGTGCATTCATGGCGACAAAACTCAGCAAGAACGTGATTGGGTTTTACaag aTTTTCGAACTGGTAAGGCTCCGATTCTTGTAGCAACTGACGTAGCAGCTCGCGGACTTG aCGTTGAAGACGTTAAGTTCGTTATAAACTTTGACTATCCATCATGTTCTGAAGATTATGTGCATCGTATCGGTCGTACCGGTCGCCGTCAAAAAACCGGAACGGCCTACACATTTTTTACAcccaataattcaaataaagcTAATGACCTAATACAAGTATTAAAAGAGGCTAATCAGGTTATTAATCCAAAGCTACTAGAGCTAGTGGATAGTCGGGCTGGGATGTTTGGACGACAGAAAg TCGGATTTAATTCAGGTGGTAGAAACCGATGGCGAGCACGTGGCCCTCGGACTGGAAAGGATCGAAGCTACTCAAGGAGTCGTAGTCGCAGTCGCAGTCGCAGCCGCAGTCGTAGTTTCAGCAAAGAACGAAGCAACGGACGAGGCAGAAGAAGCTACAGCCGAAGTTATTCGAGAAGCCGAAGTCCTGTGAATAACCGCTCAG AAATCATTGGCAAGAGTTATTGGAGCAGCGAGAGGTGA